CGAACGAATTGTCACCCATCAGGGGCTGCTCTCGTCCAAAGACGTGGAGTTGGCCATCAAGACCATGCTTGAACAAATGTCGCAGTGCCTGGCGACCGGCGATCGCATAGAGATCCGCGGTTTTGGCAGTTTTTCATTGCACTATCGTGCGCCGCGGGTGGGGCGAAACCCCAAGACTGGGCAGTCTGTCAGCCTTGAGGGTAAGTATGTGCCTCACTTCAAGCCCGGCAAGGAGTTGCGTGATCGGGTTAATGAGGAAGAAGATGCGCCTACCTGAACGAAAGAAGGTCCATCCTGATGCGTAACCTCAAGCGCGCCCTGGTGGCGTTGTTCGTGCTGTTGTTGGCGATGTTGGTGTTGTTCTTCGTGTTGGAGAACCAGCAGTCTGTTTCGCTGATGATCTTTGGTTGGGCTACACCGGCGCTGCCGATTGCGGTGCTGATCCTGGCGGCATTGGTTGTCGGGCTGGTAGTAGGCCCGTTGCTGGGTGTTTATGGGGTGATGCGTGGCAAGCGCAAGCTCCGTGCGCCCGCCAGTTGAAGAGAGTTCCTGCGCGGTGCCCTTTTCCACTGTTTCAATGGAAGGGGTGAGGTCGAGGGTCGGTTTGCGCTCGGGCGACCGGCGTGAGGGTGCGGTTTCGATGTTGATGTTGCTCGGCTTCCTTTTTCCTTCGATCGGTTCGCTCGTCCCTCTTTGTTATGCGGTGCAGTGTTCACTATCCCGTTTTTATTGCTCGGCTCCCTTGCAGGCATTTTTTTGGTGTGTGGGGTGATAGAGATTGGCGGCGTATCCTCATGGTGCGCCCTTTGGCGTTTCTTGAAGTCCATATTTCCTCCATTACCGTTGGGCTGTTGATGTGCAAGTGGTGAGTGTGCAGGCCTATGAGGGTGGTGCGCTCTTGTGGTTGTGGTGCTTCTTGCGAGGATCAGGGGTGATTCTGATGGAGGGCGGGCGTCTAAGTTCCCTTTGGTGGCTCTGATAGCGAAAGCGTGGTGCGCAGGAGGGGCAGTGAGCAGCGGATTGTTTTGGGTCAGGGATTGACGCAATTGCGCAATAATATCTGGTGGGATTTGTACCACTGGTCGATGTAGGGGAACCAATACAGTTGCGTGCTTTCTACACGCTCCTGGTATTTATTGAGTGCTGCCTTTGTCCGGGGCTGGAAATGCTGGCTGCTCTTCAGATTGAGCGAGGAGAGGTTGAGTGTTGTTGGGCTCTCGGGGGCTAGGTTAAAAATCAGACCCAAGGAAAAATAGAATAAATGCGCAGTGAACGTGAGCGCCTGAGTGCTGGTGATGAGATTGATCTGTTTGAACTAGTGGAAGGGTTGTGGAAGCAGAGGCTGTTGATTGTCGTAGTGATGATTGTGGTCATCGGCCTAGCGCTGGTCTACGCGCTGCGTGCGACGCCTATTTACGAGGCCAGGGTGATCGTACAGCCGCCTGCGCAAAACGATATTTCTGCGCTCAACTATGGGCGAGGAGGGGATTCCGGGCTAAGTATGCTTACTGTCAAGGAGGTGTATGGCGTTTATCTGCATCACTTGCAGTCGGAGTCGTTGCGTCGCGAGTTTTTCCAGGGTGTCTATCTCCCAAGCTTGTCGGCGGGGGAGCGAAAGGGGTCGCAGGATGAGCTCTATGCCCGTTTTGAAAGCCTGCTCACGCTGGGGGGGCTCTCCAAGGATGCTTTGCCTCGATTCTTTGTGAAGGTTGACCTGCCAGATCCTCGGTTGGCGGCGGATTGGGCGGTTCGTTACATTGAGATGGCTGGGCTCCGAGGCAAGAACGAAATCACCGAGGACCTCAAGGCTGAAGCCGCGATGAAGTCCAGTAACCTCGAGCGTGAAATTGCTGCAGCGCGCGAGGGCGCGCGCAAGCAGCGCGAGGACAGGATCATTCAGTTGAATGAAGCCTTGCGAATAGCTCAATCGATCGGTTTGGAGCGGCCGCCAATCATTTCGAATACCTTGTCCGGTGAGTTGTCCGCCAATATGGAGGATTCGCTTACCTATATGCGGGGGAGCAAGGCGCTGCTCGCTGAAATCGAGAACTTGCGCGATAGGGTGAGCGATGATCCATTTGTTCCTAACCTTCGTCAACGTCAACAATCTCTGGATTTCTACCGTTCGGCCCATGCTGACATTGAGCGAGTGCGGGTGTACCGGCAGGATGGCTCAGTCGAGTCTCCGGATAGGGCTGTGAAGCCCAGAAAAGGGGCCATTGTGGCGTTTGGAGTGGTCGCTGGTTTCGCGTTGGGTGTCATGCTCGCCTTGCTACGGAATTTGCGAGGCCTTCGTCGGCGCTAGTCGGGCGGGGGGTGCTGGCGCATTGATAAGTCAGCTGTCACAATGCTGTCTTTTCAGTGTGTATCGGAGCATGGAGGTTCCACTGAGTGGGGTGGCCAGGAGATGTGGCTGCTTTTCCTGTTCCCTACCCCTCTCTCCAGCAGGCAGGTGTGCCGTGACCAGCATTGTCCCTATTTCATCCTCAGCCAATCACGATGAGGTCGACTTACTTGCGTTGCTTCAGTCGTTCTGGCGCCAGGCGATATTGATCGGAGTTGTAACAGTCTGTTGTGCGGTGATTGCCGGCATCTACTCACTCAAAATGACTCCGATGTATCAAGTCAGCACGGTTTTGCGCCCTGCCTCCTTGAGTGGCCTGGACGAGTTGAATCTGACGAAGATATACCATTTGCCACCGGGTGAGGCATTGAAGCGGCTGGCGGTGTCGCTGGAGTCTTACGATACGCGGCTGAGCTACTTTCGCTCCAATTCAGCGTTGCAGGCATCGATGATGGAGCCTGGCTGGACGGTGGAGCAGGCCTTTGAGAGGTTTAATTCCAATGCCCTTCGGCTAACGGCGCCGGTCATTAAGGATGGGGATGCTTCCAAGGCGTTTATTCGCTTGGATATGCTATATCCAGCCGGTTTGGATGGTAAATCTGTTCTCAACGGGTTGGTGCAGTATGCCATTGATCGCGAGCGGCGGCAGATTACTGAAGATTTGCAGGCTCTTGTGCAGAACCGTATGCAGGCAGTGGATGCGAAGTTGGAGAACGCGCGGGAAGCGTATTCGACTGACAAGCAGCAGCAGATCGCTGCGTTACTCGAGGCTGATGCGCTCAGCCGTGCTCAGCTCACCGATGAGTTGCGAGGCTTGCGCCTCCAGCTGAAATTACGTCGTGAGAATCGTATCGCCGAGCTCGGCGAGGCGATTTCTATTGCGCGCTCGTTGGGGCTGAAGCGACCCTCAACACCTTCTAGCCTGGAGGAAGGTAGTGTTGGCGTGGGTGGGAATGTCATTCGCACGGAAATCAATAATCAGCTCATCCCACTATATTTCATGGGTACTGACGCGCTGGAGGCGGAGCAGCGAGTGCTCAGCAAGCGCACCTCTGACGATTTCAGTGAGCCTCGTATTGCTCGGATTCGAGAAAAGCTTGCCGTCCTGGAGACCAACCGGAAGGTCCAGATTCTCAAGGGGCGTGAGAACGAAGAGCTCTTTCTCAGGGATGTCGAACAGGTGCGGGCTGAGCGGAGTAGGCTGAGCCTCATTCGCACGGATATGAGTGCCTTGCAGCTTGTCAGTGTAGATCGCCTAGCGGTAGAGCCGTTACGTCCCATCAAGCCGGACTTCAAGGTGTTCGTAATGCTGGGGGCGGTGTCGGGCTTCGTGCTGGGGCTTCTGATTGCGGCTTTGCGCTACATGTTGGTCTTGCGTCGACAGGCGGCGAGAGCAGTGTAAGAAAGTAGGCGTAGTGCGAGTCGCCAGGGGGGTAGACGCCTGGCGTGAGCGGCTGATGCGCGTTCGGGTTGGGTGGCCTCATATTGCCATCAAATGGAGTGGTTTGCATTGCCCTAGCAGAATGTAGCTACTTGAGCAGGCAGCGGGTATGATCGCAGCACTGATGCACAGGGGACGGTTCGTTCCCGTCTTGCGGATTTTCAGAGGCCTTCGAGTGTTTTGGGCGCTGGAAGTTGATGCTTATAATTGGGTCGGTTCTTAATTTTGGAGAATAAGGATGTCGCTGCAGAAGCAGGTCAGCGTAGAGAAGTTTAAAAGTAAGCAAGCGAAGCTCGGAATCGTTGGGCTCGGTTACGTTGGCTTGCCGCTGATGCTTCGTTACAATGCTATCGGCTACAATGTGCTGGGTATCGATATTGATGAAAGCAAGGTAGAGCGTCTCAATGCGGGTCAGAGTTACATTGAGCATATCGCTGCCGAGAAAGTATTGGCCGCGCGCCAGTCGGGCTTTGAGGCGACCACGGACTTCTCTCGCGCTTCTGAGTGTGATGCGTTAATTCTCTGTGTGCCGACACCGCTGAATAAATATCGCGAACCCGATATGAGTTTCGTGATCAATACCACTGATGCACTGAAGCCTTATGTCCGTCGTGGGCAGGTGGTTTCTCTGGAAAGCACTACTTATCCAGGTACCACGGAAGAAGAGTTACTTCCGCGCATTCAGGAAAGTGGGCTGGTCGTCGGTGAAGACATTTTCCTCGTCTACTCACCTGAGCGCGAAGATCCAGGCAACCCTGACTTTGAAACGAGGACTATCCCCAAGGTGATTGGTGGCCATACGCCTGCCTGCCTTGAAGTGGGTGTCGCGTTGTACGAACAGGCGATTGATCGGGTAGTTCCAGTCAGTTCCACGAAGGCAGCAGAGATGACCAAGCTGCTGGAGAATATTCACCGTGCGGTGAATATCGGCCTAGTCAACGAAATGAAGATCGTCGCAGATCGCATGGGTATCGATATCTTCGAAGTTGTCGATGCTGCGGCGACCAAGCCTTTTGGCTTCACCGCTTATTACCCAGGCCCGGGATTGGGCGGTCATTGCATTCCTATCGATCCCTTCTATTTGACCTGGAAGGCGCGTGAGTACGGTTTGCACACTCGCTTCATCGAGCTTTCCGGTGAGGTCAATCAGGCGATGCCCGAATACGTTGTCGGCAAGCTCATGGATGGCCTCAATGATCAAGGCAAGCCGCTCAAGGGAAGCAAGGTGCTAGTGCTTGGCATCGCGTACAAGAAAAACGTGGATGACATGCGAGAGTCTCCCTCCGTGGAGATCATGGAGCTGTTGGAGGCCAAAGGGTGCAATATCGCTTATAGCGATCCCCATGTTCCTGTTTTCCCGAAAATGCGGGAACATCATTTTACATTGAGCAGTGAGCCAATCACGGCGGAGAACTTGGCGCGCTTCGATGCCGTCGTGCTCGCGACGGATCATGATAAGTTTGATTACAAGCTGATCAGTGACAGCTGCAAGTTGGTCGTGGATAGCCGTGGCAAGTATCGGCAGCCGGCAGCTCATATTATTAAAGCCTGACTATGTTTCTGGGCGGTCATCCGCCCAGTTGCCAAGGATAGAATGATGAAGAAGTTTGCGTTGATTGGTGCGGCCGGTTATATCGCGCCTCGACATATGCGTGCAATCAAAGACACTGGGAATGAATTGGTTTCAGGTTATGATATCAACGATTCCGTCGGGATCATTGATAGCATCTCTCCTCAGAGTGAGTTCTTTACCGAGTTCGAACGGTTCCTCGAACATGCTTACCGGTTGCGTCGCGACCCGGCGACAGCCCTGGATTATGTCGCTGTGTGCTCGCCAAACTACCTCCATCAGTCCCACATCGCCGCTGGTTTACGCTTGGGGTGTGACGTGATATGCGAGAAACCGTTGGTGCCGAGTGCCGCGGCGCTTGATGAACTCGCTGAAGTTGAGCGGGAGACGGGCAAGCGGGTGTTTAATATTCTGCAGTTACGCCACCATCAGGCAATACTTGACCTTAAGCAGAAAGTTGCGGGACAGCAACAAGCAGATAAGCACGAAGTCGAGCTGACCTATATTACATCGCGCGGAAAGTGGTACATGGAAAGCTGGAAGGGCGATCCGCGTAAATCGTATGGCGTGGCCACCAATATTGGTGTTCACTTCTACGATATGTTGCACTTTGTATTCGGAAAGCTGGTGAGTAATGTTGTTCACTATGCAAATGACTACAAGGCAGCCGGCTACCTTGAGTATGAGAAGGCGCGGGTGAAGTGGTTCCTGTCGATCGATGCCAATGATCTTCCTGAATCGGTGAAAGGCAAGAAGCCCACCTATCGCTCGATCACCGTGGATGGGCAGGAAATCGAGTTTTCCGAAGGCTTCACTGACTTGCACACCACGAGCTATAAAGAAATTCTGGCGGGGCGGGGCTATGGGATCGAGGATGCACGGCATTGTGTTGAAACCGTGGAATATATTCGTTCTGCGCCGATTCAAGTGGCGTCTGCAGATCAGGCTCATCCAATGCTGGCCTTGCTGAAAGGCTAAGGCGAATGCTCGGCGCATTTGGTTGAAGGTCAGTAATGTTTTGTGATTGGCTGTGGGTTTGAGTGGTGAATATAAACGTGTTCAGCAATGGTCAGCTTCGGACCGCACAGCCAATCAATGCAAGCCCGTATGGCAGCTACCGCTATGACGTGCAGGGGTTGCGCGCGATCGCCGTGCTTGCGGTGATCTTGTTTCATGTTGATAAACACTGGTTGCCTGCCGGTTTCCTTGGTGTTGACATGTTTTTTGTCATCTCTGGGTTTATCATTACACCAATCATCATGCGTCATGAAGGCAAGCGTTTCTGGCTAGATTTCTATTGGGGCCGAGTCCGCCGTATCGTTCCGGCATTTCTCGCGATGGCGTTGCTGGTGGGTGTGACCGCCGCTATATTTTTTATTAACCAAGATTTCAAGGTCTTTTCGGAAAGCCTGAAATACTCACTGCTGTTTTTTTCCAATCACTATTTCTCCGAGTTCGGCAGCTATTTCGCTCCGGCGGCGCACGAACTGCCACTCCTGCATACGTGGTCACTGGCCATCGAGATGCAATTCTATCTGTTGATGCCGTGCTTGATCGTGTTCATCCCGCGCCGCTGGTGGTTGCCGGTGCTGGCCGCGATTACTTTGGCGTTTACGCTGCAGGCTGAGTATCGATTGAGTCTGCCTGATGAGCAGGCGCATGTTTATTTCTCACTGCTGTCAAGGGTTCCCGAATTCATGGTGGGGGCTTGCTTGGCCATATCCTCGCTGGGCGAGACATGGACAGCGCGGAAAGCTAACGTGATTGCAGGGCTTGCCTTGCTGTTATTGTTCTGTTGCTTCTTTTTATTGGAGGCCGGGCATTTTCCAGGAGGGCTTGCGCTGTTGCCATGCGTTGCTACCGCCATGTTGATTGCTGCCAGCAAAAGTCGCGTTTCTGCTTGGATTTCTGCGCCTCCGCTGGTCTGGTTGGGGGCCATATCGTACTCCCTGTACCTGTGGCATTGGCCGGTTCTGGCCTTCATGCGGTACTGGAGTGGCCACTACCAGTTGAGCATGCTGCAACTGCTCTTGTTTGTCGTCATGACCCTTTCGCTTGCGTGCCTGTCTTACTACTTCATTGAGGTTCCGCTGCGTAGGCCGGGAGGGGGGCGGCGTATCTGCGCTGTCGCGGTAGTCGCCCTGGTCACGATGTTCGGTTTCGCGCCGGTATTGAATAGCCAGGTCGAGAAACCATTACCTGTGGCGTTGACTCGTTACGCGTCAGCGGAGCAAATCTGCCATGGACAGATGGTCGGTCTGTGTACGCGCGGGGATCCGGCGCGAGAAGTGCGGGCATTGGTCATTGGTGATAGTCATGCGGCACAGTTGAACTACTTCTTTGATGCAGCAGGCAAGCAGCAGGGCTTTTCAGTGAAAGTTGTCAGTGCCAGCAACTGTGTGCCCATTCCGGGGTTCGATGTTGAGCGCATCCCCAGTTATTCTCGACATGACTGTGAAACTCAAATTCAGGCGGTCCTGCCACTCCTGGATCAGGTGGATACGATTTTCGTTGCGGGCATGTGGCAATGGCAGGCCCAGAGCGAGGCATTTGTAGGCGCTTTTTCCCGATTTTTGAGCGCAATGACTGCCCAGGGCAAACATGTGGTCGTGCTGGCACAGATTCCAATGTTTGAGGTCAATGTCCAGCGGATGAAGCGCTTTACGGCGTTGGGCTTGGAGTTGGCGCCTGAGCAGGAAAGAAGTTGGCGCTCTTCCAATCAGGCTATTGCGAGCGTGACGAGACGAGTCGCGGGTGCAGAGTTTCTGGACTTCTCAGATTCAGGATTTTTTAAAGATGCACCCTATGAGCACGGTGTTCTGATGTACCTGGATAATCATCACCTGAATGAGGTCGGTGCGTTTCGTTATGGAGAAATGGCCGGCCCTACCCTGGCAAAGCTGATCGGGCCTATCAAATGATGGAAAAGGTTATGTACGACAAGCATCCGAGCGCGATAATTGACCCCGGTGCGCAGATTGGTGAAGGCTCCAGGGTTTGGCACTTCGTTCATGTATGTGGCGGTGCCATTATCGGCAAGGGCGTTTCTCTCGGGCAGAACGTGTTCGTTGGAAACAAAGTGGTCATTGGCGATAACTGCAAGATACAAAACAATGTATCGGTTTATGACAATGTAACGCTTGAAGACGGTGTATTTTGTGGGCCGAGTATGGTGTTTACCAATGTCTACAATCCTCGTTCCCTGATTGAGCGAAAGAGCGAGTACCGTAATACGCTGGTCAAGCGCGGGGCAACGCTTGGCGCCAACTGTACGATCGTGTGTGGCGTGACCATTGGTGAGTTCGCCTTTGTCGGTGCGGGGGCGGTCATTAATAAGGATGTGCCAGCCTACGCGCTGATGGTAGGAGTGCCCGCTCGGCAAATTGGTTGGATGAGTGAGTACGGAGAACAATTGAACCTGCCCTTGACCGGGGAGGGGCAGGTGCAGTGTATACACTCCGGCATGCGCTATGTTCTTTCTAATGGGTCTGTAATTAAACAAGGAGAGCAGCATGATTGAGTTCATCGACCTCAAGGCTCAACAGCAGCGCTTGAAGCCTGCCCTGGACGAGGCAATCCAGCGGGTCCTTGCTCATGGGCAATATATTCTGGGGCCCGAGGTTTCCGAATTGGAATCAAAGCTGGCGCAGTATGTAGGTGCGAAGCATTGCATCACCTGTGCCAATGGTACCGACGCGCTGCAAATTGCTCAGATGGCGTTTGGTATCGGGCCAGGCGATGAAGTGATCACACCTGGTTTTACTTACATTGCAACTGCCGAGACCGTGGCGCTCCTAGGGGCAAAGCCTGTATATGTTGACGTAGACCCGAAAACCTACAACTTGGACCCTGCATTGCTGGAGGCTGCGATTACACCGCGCACCAAGGCAATCATCCCAGTCTCGTTGTATGGGCAGTGTGCAGATTTCGATTCGATTAACGCCATTGCCAAGAGGCATGGCTTGCCGGTCATTGAGGACGCCGCCCAAAGTTTTGGTGGGGTTTATAATGGTGTGCGTTCCTGTAACTTGAGTACTGTAGCCTGTACCAGTTTCTTTCCAAGTAAACCGTTGGGCTGCTATGGTGATGGCGGTGCGATATTCACCAACGATGACGACTTGGCGCTGGTGATTCGTCAAATTGCCCGGCACGGTCAGGATCGGCGATATCACCATGTCCGCGTCGGCGTGAATAGTCGCCTGGATACTCTCCAGGCTGCGATTCTGCTCGAGAAACTCTCAATTTTTGATGAAGAAATCGATCTTCGTTTGCGGGTGGCTCGCGAGTATGATCGGCGCTTTGACTCCATGGGGCTGAATACTCCTTTCGTCGATCCTCGGTGTCAGAGCGCATATGCTCAATATACACTTCGAGTTGAAAATCGTGAGGCCTTTCAGTGCAATATGAAAGCATTGGGTGTCCCAACTGTAGTGCATTATCCTATCCCTTTGAATCGCCAGCCTGCCGTCGCCGACACCAGTAAATCACTGCCCGTCGGGGATCGGATCGCAGAGCAGGTTGTAAGCTTGCCGATGCACCCTTACCTGAGTCAGGAGCAGCAGGACTTCATCGTGGAACAGGTTGGGAAAAGCCTTCAGTGATCAAGGCGCTCATTCCGAAGTCCTCGTTTGCCCGTAATGTGCTTACCTTGATGACGGGCACCACCTTCGCGCAAGCGGTGCCCGTTTTGGTTAGCCCAGTGCTGACGCGTTTGTACTCACCTCAGGAATTTGGGGTTTTTGCATTTTATCTGGCGCTCGTGTCCATCCTGGCGGTGCTCGCCACGGGGCGCTATGAGCTGGCAATCATGGTGCCCAGGCGTGACAGAAGTGGTGCTGCTATAACCCTTTTGGCGCTTGCTGTGTCACTGGCCTTTTGTGCAATCATTTTTCTGGTGGTGTTGCTGTTCGGGCGTGATATTGCAGAGCTCTGTAATATGTCTGATCACTACCAGATATTTTATTGGGTGCCTGTGAGCGTTGCGTTCATGGCCGGCTATCAAGCGCTCAATTATTGGTGTAATCGAATCGGGTACTATCGTCCGATGGCGATGGCGCGTATTTCTCAAAGTATCTCGATGTCCATTGTTCAGGTCGGTGCCGGACCTCTAGGGGGCGGAGTACTGGGTCTGTTGGGTGGAGGTGTTGTTGGGCATTTTTCTGCGTTTGTTTTTCTGCTCCTGAGGGTCAGGCGTTCAGATGGGCGCGTGTTCCGGCGCTGCCGCGCTCCTCTTTTGCGAGCGGTCGCAAGGCGCTATGTCGACTTTCCGAAATACCTCATTGTTGCCCATAGTTTGAATATGGCATCCTTCCAGGCGCCGGTTATCATCTTGGGTGCGATTTTTGCGAACAGTGTCTCTGGCTTCTTCATGTTGACACAGCGTGTTGTGGGGGCGCCCATGAGCATTGTCGCAAGTGCGATTGGCGATGTATTCAGGCAGCAGGCGGGGCGGATATATGCTGAGCGCGGGCAATGTCGGGAGGTTTACGTAGGCACATTCAAGCGTTTGTTGAGCATAGCTGTTCCCGCCTTCATTGTATTTTTCCTCGTTGCGCCAAGCTTGTTCGCCTTCGTGTTTGGCGAGCAATGGAGGGTGTCGGGGGATTATGCCAGAATTCTCACTCCCATGTTTTTCTTTCAGTTTATAACCAGTCCGTTGAGTTCAATGTATATGTTGGCTCAGCGTCAGCGCCTCGACTTGCTTTGGCAGAGTGGGCTCTTTTTGTTGACCGGGCTGTCGTTCGTCATGGCGTTTGTATTCAATAGTGTTGAGGTTGGCTTGTATTGTTATTCCGCCAGCTATAGTTTCATGTATGCCGTCAATGGCGTGTTGTCCTATCGACTGGCCAAGGGCTGGCGCTGAGATGGGGGTGGTCCATGAATGTTAGGGGCATTAAAGATCTTTGTGTTTCTTTGTTTGCCGAGCTGCGAGCTGCCGTGGCATACAGGGCGATCCCTGTGTCTGCGGAAGATTCGTATATTCTGAGGGGATTCAAGTGGCGTGATCTTCCCAGCGTGCGCCGGCTCTATCGTGACCTTAATCCAGAGGGGCGTCTGTCCTGGCTGCGCCTGGTTATCGGGCTGCTTTCATATCGCAAGTTACTTCTCGTCATCGAGAATTCTGATCGCGATATCGTGGGTATTGACCTTTTCTATTTCAATGTCCGGGACGTTTCAGAGGCAACGGTGCATGAGGGGTTTGTAGGGGTTTCCGAAGCCTACCGCGGTTTGGGGTTGGCAACCAAAATGCGTGTTGCCGCCAAGGGGCACTTTAAACGCAATGGGCTGGCCGGTATCTCGACCCGAATCGCTCAGGATAATCCCGCGTCGCTTCTGTCTGCGTTGAAGTCCGGGTTTGAAATCGTAGAAACCCATGTGTCGAATAATGTTGATAACCATTACATGGTTTGCAGTCTTGGAGACAATAAGTGACATCTTTGCGAGAGAGGTATCGTCAACTTTGTGAGGTAGAGTCCACTGTTCCTTTATTCAGTCAGTCGTGGTGGCTTGATGCTGTCGCAGGGGATGCCTGGGATGTTGTTTTTTGTGAAAAAAAAGGTGTCGTGCTGGGGAGTATGCCTTTTGTTTTAAAGAAAAAAGGCCTTTTCACCTTGTTCGCTATGCCTTCGTTAACTCAGCATCTGGGCCCTTGGGTTCGACCTATCGAAGGCAAGATGTCAAAGCGTTTGTCCTATGAAAAGGATGTCTTGACGGACTTGGTGGAAACCATTCTTTCGCGGCGCTTCGACTATTTCGACTCCAATTGGTCGTATGCCAAGACCAACTGGCTTCCCTTCTATTGGGCTGGTTTCAAGCAAACAACCCGTTACACCTATGTGCTGGAGGACCTTTCCTGTACCGATGTTTTATGGGAACAACTCCAGGAGAACGTGCGTAGGGAAGTCAGGAAAGCTGAAGGACGGTTCAATCTTCGTGTGCGAGATGATCTGGGGGTCGATGAGTTCCTAAAGCTGAACAATCTCGTGTTTCAGCGCCAAGGCATGCAACTCCCCTACACTGAGGATTTGGTCAGGCGTATTGACGCTGCATGCGCTGAACGAGGTTGCAGAACTATTCTGATTGCCGAAGATGCAGAGGGGCGACGTCATGCGGGTGTGTATGTCGTCTGGGATGAACACAGCGCCTATTACCTGATGGGTGGGGGGGACCCGGAGTTGCGCAATAGTGGCGCGACCAGTCTTTGCATGTGGGAAGCCATCAAGAGGGCCAGCGCCGTGACGAAAGCATTCGATTTTGAAGGCTCGATGATCGAGCCTGTTGAGCGTTTCTTTCGCGGTTTTGGCGCAACCCAAGTGCCTTACTTCTCTGTCACCAAGACCAACTCCTGGTTGCTGAAGGGCTATTTCTTTCTTCAAGACTTGAGGGCGCGCGCGTGATGGCCGGCCATGGTTGGCCTAATCTGGCCATCTTGCGATGGCTGGAATCACTGCTGGGTGAGCGTTTTGGCCTGGAGATAGTGTTGGCGCTGCGCGGAGACAGGCTCTGCCTCTCCCTGCCGGGGCGGCCAGGTTGCATTGACTTTGCGGTCAATGATTCGGCATTCAGTGGTCCCATAGCCAGCATTCCGGTGGCCTCCTGGCCTGCCAAGGAGGAAGGTTGGCAATCTGTCTGGCTCGATGAGTTGAAGGCGCCTGGCGTATCGTCGTTGCGTTCGCCGCTGATAGCCCGGACTCCGGAAGGATTGGACGTCGATTATGACGTATTGGGTTTCGTCTACTGGATGCTTGCACGGTGTGAGGAAGTGACGTCCGAAGAGATTGATGAGCATGGCCGATTTCCTGCTCGTGCATCTCACGCCTTTCAGCAGGGTTATCATGATCGCCCGATCGTTGATGAATGGTTGGCCGTGCTGGGGCAAATGATTTGCCGGCAATGGGGCGTGACTCTCAACCTGCGTCCATTCACCGTGTCTGTCTCACATGATGTGGACGAACCGAGTCGCTATGCTTTTCGATCCTTCAAGGGGTTGATCAGGGCCATGGGGGGGGACCTGCTGCGGCGTAAAGATCCGCTTGCAGCCCTGAGAGCGCCATTGCTGAAGATGACCAGCCGACGGCGTATCAGTACTCTGGATCCGAGCAACACCTTTGACTGGTTGATGGCCGAGTCGGAGCGGCGCGGATTGGTCAGTGCGTTCTATTTTATTTGTGGGCGAACCGACCCGGGGAAAGATGCTGACTACGAGATCGAGCATCCCGCTATACGCTCGCTGTTGCGGGATATTCATGGACGTGGGCATGAAATAGGCCTGCACCCTAGTTATGGCACGTTCCTTTCACCTGACACGCTTGAATCGGAAGCTGCTCGGCTACGGAAGGTCTGTGCCGAAGAAGGCGTCCTTCAGGCGCAATGGGGGGGGCGAATGCACTTCCTCCGCTGGCGGCATCCGATTACCTTGAATGCCTGGGAGCGAGCCGGAATGACCTACGACAGCACGTTGGGGTATGCGGAGTTGCCAGGTTTTCGCTGCGGAACATGTCACGAATATCAGGCCTTTGATCCGGTCGCCCAGCAGCCTTTGAAACTACGTATTCGTCCGCTGATCGTCATGGA
This genomic stretch from Pseudomonas entomophila harbors:
- a CDS encoding lipopolysaccharide biosynthesis protein yields the protein MIKALIPKSSFARNVLTLMTGTTFAQAVPVLVSPVLTRLYSPQEFGVFAFYLALVSILAVLATGRYELAIMVPRRDRSGAAITLLALAVSLAFCAIIFLVVLLFGRDIAELCNMSDHYQIFYWVPVSVAFMAGYQALNYWCNRIGYYRPMAMARISQSISMSIVQVGAGPLGGGVLGLLGGGVVGHFSAFVFLLLRVRRSDGRVFRRCRAPLLRAVARRYVDFPKYLIVAHSLNMASFQAPVIILGAIFANSVSGFFMLTQRVVGAPMSIVASAIGDVFRQQAGRIYAERGQCREVYVGTFKRLLSIAVPAFIVFFLVAPSLFAFVFGEQWRVSGDYARILTPMFFFQFITSPLSSMYMLAQRQRLDLLWQSGLFLLTGLSFVMAFVFNSVEVGLYCYSASYSFMYAVNGVLSYRLAKGWR
- a CDS encoding GNAT family N-acetyltransferase, coding for MNVRGIKDLCVSLFAELRAAVAYRAIPVSAEDSYILRGFKWRDLPSVRRLYRDLNPEGRLSWLRLVIGLLSYRKLLLVIENSDRDIVGIDLFYFNVRDVSEATVHEGFVGVSEAYRGLGLATKMRVAAKGHFKRNGLAGISTRIAQDNPASLLSALKSGFEIVETHVSNNVDNHYMVCSLGDNK
- the wbpD gene encoding UDP-2-acetamido-3-amino-2,3-dideoxy-D-glucuronate N-acetyltransferase, coding for MYDKHPSAIIDPGAQIGEGSRVWHFVHVCGGAIIGKGVSLGQNVFVGNKVVIGDNCKIQNNVSVYDNVTLEDGVFCGPSMVFTNVYNPRSLIERKSEYRNTLVKRGATLGANCTIVCGVTIGEFAFVGAGAVINKDVPAYALMVGVPARQIGWMSEYGEQLNLPLTGEGQVQCIHSGMRYVLSNGSVIKQGEQHD
- a CDS encoding acyltransferase family protein, encoding MFSNGQLRTAQPINASPYGSYRYDVQGLRAIAVLAVILFHVDKHWLPAGFLGVDMFFVISGFIITPIIMRHEGKRFWLDFYWGRVRRIVPAFLAMALLVGVTAAIFFINQDFKVFSESLKYSLLFFSNHYFSEFGSYFAPAAHELPLLHTWSLAIEMQFYLLMPCLIVFIPRRWWLPVLAAITLAFTLQAEYRLSLPDEQAHVYFSLLSRVPEFMVGACLAISSLGETWTARKANVIAGLALLLLFCCFFLLEAGHFPGGLALLPCVATAMLIAASKSRVSAWISAPPLVWLGAISYSLYLWHWPVLAFMRYWSGHYQLSMLQLLLFVVMTLSLACLSYYFIEVPLRRPGGGRRICAVAVVALVTMFGFAPVLNSQVEKPLPVALTRYASAEQICHGQMVGLCTRGDPAREVRALVIGDSHAAQLNYFFDAAGKQQGFSVKVVSASNCVPIPGFDVERIPSYSRHDCETQIQAVLPLLDQVDTIFVAGMWQWQAQSEAFVGAFSRFLSAMTAQGKHVVVLAQIPMFEVNVQRMKRFTALGLELAPEQERSWRSSNQAIASVTRRVAGAEFLDFSDSGFFKDAPYEHGVLMYLDNHHLNEVGAFRYGEMAGPTLAKLIGPIK
- a CDS encoding DegT/DnrJ/EryC1/StrS family aminotransferase, with the protein product MIEFIDLKAQQQRLKPALDEAIQRVLAHGQYILGPEVSELESKLAQYVGAKHCITCANGTDALQIAQMAFGIGPGDEVITPGFTYIATAETVALLGAKPVYVDVDPKTYNLDPALLEAAITPRTKAIIPVSLYGQCADFDSINAIAKRHGLPVIEDAAQSFGGVYNGVRSCNLSTVACTSFFPSKPLGCYGDGGAIFTNDDDLALVIRQIARHGQDRRYHHVRVGVNSRLDTLQAAILLEKLSIFDEEIDLRLRVAREYDRRFDSMGLNTPFVDPRCQSAYAQYTLRVENREAFQCNMKALGVPTVVHYPIPLNRQPAVADTSKSLPVGDRIAEQVVSLPMHPYLSQEQQDFIVEQVGKSLQ